A section of the Streptomyces sp. V3I8 genome encodes:
- a CDS encoding anti-sigma factor, whose product MTSTTDMAGHPDVTEISDLTEGLLSPSRSADVRQHLDDCPLCADVYDSLEEIRGLLGTLPGPLRMPADVAGRIDAALAAEALLSATAPATAGAGSLFSADPSYGGAEDSGHVSRETSLTTDRPAGHSRGTTGPGRTHRPRRGRRRTVVLGAMFTAAALGLGGLLIHSLGSDGSDNDSASASPKPTDSAETFAGRKLDSQVEDLLAKAATKEQRGPRSAQPNGTESGESPSVLNLPTNSVPICIKQGIGRDAEPLASKEGSYKGTDAYLVVLPAATDTTRVTAYVVDSACVENSSITAGKVLLEHSYPLN is encoded by the coding sequence GTGACATCCACGACGGACATGGCCGGGCACCCGGACGTCACGGAGATCTCCGACCTCACCGAAGGTCTGCTCTCCCCGTCCCGCTCGGCGGATGTGCGACAGCACCTGGACGACTGCCCGCTCTGCGCCGACGTGTACGACTCGCTGGAAGAGATCCGGGGCCTGCTCGGTACGCTGCCGGGCCCGCTCCGTATGCCCGCCGACGTCGCGGGGCGCATCGACGCCGCTCTCGCCGCCGAAGCACTGCTCAGCGCTACGGCGCCCGCCACCGCAGGTGCGGGCAGCCTCTTCTCCGCCGACCCCTCGTACGGGGGCGCCGAGGACAGCGGACATGTTTCACGTGAAACATCGCTCACGACGGACCGCCCCGCAGGGCATTCCCGCGGTACCACCGGTCCCGGCCGCACACATCGCCCGCGTCGTGGGCGCCGCAGGACCGTTGTCCTGGGCGCCATGTTCACGGCCGCCGCACTGGGGCTCGGCGGCCTGCTCATCCACTCGTTGGGGAGCGACGGCTCGGACAACGATTCCGCGTCGGCGTCCCCGAAGCCGACCGACTCCGCGGAGACCTTCGCCGGCAGGAAGCTGGACAGTCAGGTCGAGGACCTTCTCGCCAAGGCGGCGACGAAGGAACAACGCGGACCCCGGAGCGCACAGCCCAACGGCACCGAGTCCGGTGAGAGCCCGAGCGTTCTCAACCTGCCCACGAACTCCGTGCCCATCTGTATCAAGCAGGGGATCGGCCGCGACGCCGAACCGCTCGCGTCCAAGGAAGGCTCCTACAAGGGCACGGACGCCTACCTCGTGGTTCTTCCCGCCGCCACCGACACGACACGAGTCACGGCATACGTCGTCGACTCCGCCTGTGTGGAGAACTCGTCGATCACCGCGGGCAAGGTTCTGCTGGAGCACTCCTACCCGCTGAACTGA
- the murJ gene encoding murein biosynthesis integral membrane protein MurJ translates to MNAPYDGDRGQGAGGSGHPDGPPQGPPDPGEVPPQHAAEVYFQDAYAQDPYQAQDLSAQDPVTEALYDRAAHPPPPPGTYQPQPPLYAQPPQSPYAPDPRVWAQTPAPEPEGPTQYLPYGDDPRTTQFVGVDDLVTQAGEERHEPDAFAHLFRDQQQGGAHAAAAGPPGAPAPTAERAPAAAAPPPPPAAPAAAPAKKSGGRASGLLKSSAVMAAGTMVSRLTGFVRSALIVAALGVGLLGDTFQVAYQLPTMIYILTVGGGLNSVFVPQLVRAMKDDEDGGEAYANRLLTLVVVVLGLLTALAVLAAPLLVQALSTRVAGNEAANDVAVTFARYFLPTIFFMGIHVVMGQILNARGKFGAMMWTPVLNNVVIIVTLGLFIWVYGTASSSGMEASTIPPEGERLLGIGVLLGLVVQALAMIPYLRETGFRLRLRFDWKGHGLGKAAMLAKWTVLFVLANQAGAIVVTQLSTAAGDASPADGTGFAAYANAQLIWGLPQAIITVSLMAALLPRLARSAHEGDSGAVRDDISQGLRTTAVAIVPISFGFVALGVPMCTLMFGASGTSEATNMGYMLMAFGLGLIPYSVQYVVLRAFYAYEDTRTPFYNTVIVAAVNAGASALCFLLLPPRWAVAGMAASYGLAYATGVGVAWRRLSKRLDGDLDGGRVLRTYARLAIAAVPAALLSGAVCYWIGKTLGQGVGGSLASLVGGGAALIGVFFVAARRMRIEELNAMVGMVRGRLGR, encoded by the coding sequence CCGCGCACCCTCCGCCGCCGCCCGGCACCTACCAGCCGCAGCCGCCGCTCTACGCCCAGCCGCCCCAGTCCCCGTACGCCCCCGACCCGCGCGTGTGGGCGCAGACCCCGGCGCCCGAGCCGGAGGGCCCCACCCAGTACCTGCCGTACGGGGACGATCCCCGCACGACGCAGTTCGTGGGCGTGGACGACCTGGTGACCCAGGCGGGTGAGGAACGTCACGAGCCGGACGCGTTCGCCCACCTCTTCCGGGACCAGCAGCAGGGCGGTGCCCACGCCGCCGCCGCGGGTCCACCCGGCGCGCCCGCCCCCACGGCGGAACGGGCCCCCGCCGCCGCGGCTCCGCCTCCTCCTCCGGCCGCGCCCGCCGCCGCCCCAGCGAAGAAGTCCGGGGGCCGTGCGTCGGGTCTGCTGAAGTCGAGCGCGGTGATGGCGGCCGGGACCATGGTCTCCCGCCTCACCGGTTTCGTCCGCTCCGCGCTGATCGTCGCGGCCCTGGGCGTCGGCCTCCTCGGCGACACCTTCCAGGTCGCGTACCAGCTGCCGACGATGATCTACATCCTGACCGTCGGCGGCGGTCTCAACTCCGTCTTCGTCCCGCAGCTCGTGCGGGCCATGAAGGACGACGAAGACGGCGGTGAGGCGTACGCCAACCGGCTGTTGACCCTCGTCGTCGTGGTGCTCGGCCTGCTCACCGCGCTCGCGGTGCTCGCGGCGCCGCTCCTGGTCCAAGCGTTGTCGACGCGGGTCGCGGGCAACGAAGCAGCCAATGACGTCGCCGTCACCTTCGCCCGCTACTTCCTGCCCACGATCTTCTTCATGGGCATCCACGTGGTGATGGGCCAGATCCTCAACGCGCGCGGGAAGTTCGGCGCGATGATGTGGACCCCGGTCCTCAACAACGTCGTCATCATCGTGACGCTCGGCCTGTTCATCTGGGTGTACGGCACCGCGAGCAGCTCCGGCATGGAGGCCTCGACCATCCCGCCGGAGGGCGAGCGGCTGCTCGGCATCGGCGTCCTGCTCGGCCTCGTCGTCCAGGCCCTCGCGATGATCCCGTACCTGCGTGAGACCGGTTTCCGGCTGCGGCTGCGCTTCGACTGGAAGGGGCACGGGCTCGGCAAGGCGGCGATGCTCGCCAAGTGGACCGTGCTCTTCGTCCTCGCCAACCAGGCCGGCGCGATCGTGGTGACCCAGTTGTCCACCGCGGCCGGTGACGCCTCCCCGGCCGACGGCACCGGCTTCGCCGCCTACGCCAACGCCCAGCTCATCTGGGGCCTTCCGCAGGCCATCATCACGGTCTCGCTGATGGCCGCCCTGCTGCCGCGGCTCGCACGCTCCGCCCACGAGGGCGACAGCGGGGCCGTCCGCGACGACATCTCCCAGGGACTGCGCACCACGGCCGTGGCGATCGTGCCGATCTCCTTCGGCTTCGTCGCCCTCGGCGTCCCGATGTGCACGCTGATGTTCGGTGCCTCCGGGACCAGTGAGGCGACGAACATGGGCTACATGCTGATGGCGTTCGGCCTCGGCCTGATCCCGTATTCCGTTCAGTACGTCGTGCTGCGAGCCTTCTACGCGTACGAGGACACCCGCACGCCCTTCTACAACACGGTCATCGTGGCCGCCGTCAACGCCGGCGCCTCCGCACTCTGCTTCCTCCTGCTGCCCCCTCGCTGGGCGGTGGCAGGCATGGCCGCGTCGTACGGTCTCGCCTACGCGACCGGTGTCGGGGTCGCCTGGCGGCGGCTCAGCAAGCGGCTGGACGGCGACCTGGACGGCGGCCGCGTCCTGCGCACGTACGCGCGGCTCGCGATCGCGGCGGTACCGGCGGCGCTGCTCAGCGGCGCCGTCTGCTACTGGATCGGCAAGACGCTGGGACAGGGCGTCGGCGGCTCGCTCGCCTCCCTGGTCGGCGGTGGTGCCGCACTGATCGGAGTCTTCTTCGTCGCGGCACGACGGATGCGCATCGAGGAACTGAACGCAATGGTGGGCATGGTCCGCGGGCGCCTTGGGCGCTGA
- the sigM gene encoding RNA polymerase sigma factor SigM produces MADGAYSEVSDQDLLSRHVEGDPDAFGELVRRHRDRLWAVALRTLGDREEAADAVQDALVSAYRAAHTFRGQSAVTTWLHRITVNACLDRARKAASRKTSPVDDAERLDQLLEPHESASAPAERNDLHRELLTALGTLPVDQRAALVLVDMQGYPVAEAASLLDVPTGTVKSRCARGRARLLPLLKHLRPDSGSDRAGKKSGEGRNRTPGASVPPAAGPHDGPSDSAAVKGGGGRA; encoded by the coding sequence ATGGCGGACGGCGCCTACAGCGAAGTGAGCGACCAGGACCTCCTCTCCCGGCACGTCGAGGGCGATCCCGACGCCTTCGGTGAACTCGTACGTCGTCACCGTGACCGGCTCTGGGCGGTGGCCCTGCGGACACTGGGCGACCGCGAGGAGGCCGCTGACGCCGTCCAGGACGCTCTCGTCTCCGCCTACCGGGCCGCCCACACCTTCCGCGGCCAGTCGGCCGTCACGACCTGGCTGCACCGGATCACGGTGAACGCCTGCCTGGACCGTGCCCGCAAGGCCGCCTCCAGGAAGACCTCTCCCGTGGACGACGCGGAGCGTCTGGATCAGCTCCTCGAACCGCACGAGTCCGCCTCCGCCCCGGCCGAGCGCAACGACCTGCACCGTGAGCTGCTGACGGCTCTGGGCACCCTGCCGGTCGACCAGCGGGCCGCGCTCGTCCTGGTGGACATGCAGGGCTACCCCGTCGCCGAGGCCGCCAGTCTGCTCGATGTGCCGACCGGCACGGTCAAGAGCCGTTGTGCCCGCGGCAGAGCCAGACTCCTCCCCCTGCTCAAACACCTGCGCCCGGACAGCGGGAGCGACAGAGCGGGCAAGAAGTCGGGCGAGGGAAGGAACCGTACGCCGGGGGCATCCGTCCCACCCGCAGCGGGACCACATGACGGACCGAGCGATTCAGCTGCTGTGAAGGGCGGAGGTGGGCGAGCGTGA
- a CDS encoding protein kinase family protein → MAERSTAAVDVADSSGDEPLTAKADQSTADGVALNRERDTDSSQSEEAQGRSGGNESSGRTPPPELHSGHKLARRYRLEECVTRLDGFSSWRAVDEKLRRAVGVHLLPADHPRARSVLAAARSSALLGDPRFVQVLDAVEENDLVYVVHEWLPDATELTTLLAAGPLEVHEAYQMVSQVSQAMAAAHREGLAHLKLTPGAVLRTSSGQWRIRGLAVNAALRGITSDTPQRTDTEAIGALLYAALTQRWPYEDDAYGLSGLPKGVGLIAPDQVRAGVHRGLSELAMRALVNDGATASRQEPPCTTPEELVKAVGEMPRIRPPEPAFTAPPEYQRTTYQQGNYGRPAPHPGATQAMPAPLPPLQTRTGKALKWTVSALLIAALGLGSWQLADALMDHGKSDETGNTKTTDGNDKNGVEAKPAKPIVIKDAAEYYPDGKPQHAGDAGLTYDKDSSTYWRTYSYKGGPTLAPFKQGVGIVYDLGSEQDVSEASIGLYYAGDRTTATLYATDSLSSSTPLGSMTKIASGRTSGKDLSISAKKAVKTRYVLVWITEVPSAPGDQFSSAGYKQAITDVKFTG, encoded by the coding sequence GTGGCGGAACGGAGCACGGCTGCCGTCGACGTGGCGGACAGCAGCGGCGATGAGCCGCTGACCGCGAAGGCGGACCAGTCCACGGCCGACGGGGTGGCCCTAAACCGGGAGCGGGACACGGACAGCTCGCAGAGCGAAGAGGCACAGGGGAGGAGCGGGGGGAACGAGAGCTCCGGCAGAACGCCCCCGCCCGAATTGCACAGTGGGCACAAACTCGCCAGGCGCTACCGCCTGGAGGAGTGTGTCACCCGTCTGGACGGTTTCAGCAGCTGGCGTGCGGTGGACGAGAAACTCCGCCGTGCGGTCGGTGTGCACCTGCTGCCCGCCGACCATCCACGAGCGCGCTCCGTCCTGGCGGCGGCCCGTTCGTCGGCGCTGCTGGGCGACCCCCGTTTCGTGCAGGTCCTGGACGCGGTCGAGGAGAACGACCTCGTCTATGTCGTGCACGAATGGCTGCCGGACGCCACGGAGCTGACGACGCTTCTGGCCGCCGGTCCGCTGGAGGTGCACGAGGCCTACCAGATGGTCAGTCAGGTCTCCCAGGCGATGGCCGCCGCGCACCGTGAGGGGCTGGCCCATCTCAAGCTGACCCCGGGCGCCGTGCTGCGCACCTCGTCCGGACAGTGGCGCATCCGGGGCCTCGCCGTGAACGCCGCGCTGCGCGGCATCACTTCGGACACCCCCCAGCGCACCGACACGGAGGCGATCGGCGCGCTGCTGTACGCCGCGCTCACCCAGCGCTGGCCGTACGAGGACGACGCGTACGGACTCTCCGGGCTGCCCAAGGGCGTCGGTCTCATCGCGCCCGACCAGGTGCGGGCAGGAGTGCACCGCGGCCTGTCCGAACTCGCGATGCGCGCGCTCGTCAACGACGGCGCGACGGCGTCCCGCCAGGAACCTCCGTGCACCACACCGGAGGAGCTGGTGAAGGCGGTCGGGGAGATGCCCCGCATCCGGCCGCCGGAGCCCGCCTTCACGGCCCCGCCGGAGTACCAGCGCACGACGTACCAGCAGGGCAACTACGGTCGTCCCGCGCCTCACCCCGGTGCCACCCAGGCGATGCCGGCGCCGCTGCCCCCGCTGCAGACCCGTACCGGCAAGGCGCTCAAATGGACGGTGTCCGCGCTTCTGATCGCCGCCCTGGGCCTCGGCAGCTGGCAGCTGGCGGACGCCCTCATGGATCACGGGAAGTCCGACGAGACGGGCAACACCAAGACGACCGACGGGAACGACAAGAACGGCGTCGAGGCGAAGCCGGCCAAGCCGATCGTGATCAAGGACGCCGCGGAGTACTACCCGGACGGCAAGCCCCAGCACGCGGGCGACGCGGGGCTGACGTACGACAAGGACAGCTCCACCTACTGGAGGACGTATTCCTACAAGGGCGGTCCCACGCTGGCGCCCTTCAAGCAGGGCGTCGGAATCGTCTACGACCTCGGCTCCGAGCAGGATGTGTCGGAGGCTTCGATAGGGCTGTACTACGCGGGCGACCGCACGACGGCCACGCTGTACGCGACGGACTCGCTGTCGTCGTCCACGCCTCTCGGTTCCATGACGAAGATCGCGTCCGGCAGGACCAGCGGCAAGGACCTGAGCATCTCCGCCAAGAAGGCGGTGAAGACCCGCTACGTTCTGGTCTGGATCACCGAGGTGCCGAGCGCGCCCGGCGATCAGTTCAGCAGCGCCGGCTACAAGCAGGCGATCACCGACGTGAAGTTCACCGGCTGA